One window of Quercus robur chromosome 12, dhQueRobu3.1, whole genome shotgun sequence genomic DNA carries:
- the LOC126709266 gene encoding cryptochrome DASH, chloroplastic/mitochondrial isoform X2, which produces MTILRYSVPTLPLKKLIIPSNSTFTNSTLFHFHFHFHTMNSIAKPSASSSSSSSSRTSIHQVPELDSDETHRIADLTFRRYSSSSSSASRTGRGTAILWFRNDLRVLDNEALYKAWLSSNSVLPVYCVDPRLFGTTYHFGFPKTGALRAQFLIECLADLKKNLIKYGLNLLIRHGKPEEILPSLAKAFGAHTVYAQKETCSEELNVERLVSKGLQQVVLQSSSESRSNTNNPKLQLIWGTTMYHIDDLPFDSSSLPDVYTQFRKSVEAKCNIRSCIRTPTCLGPPPSIDDWGCVPSMDQLGVYSQLQNVSKGMKFVGGESAALGRVNEYFWRKDLLRIYKETRNGMLGPDYSTKFSPWLASGSLSPRFIHEEVKRYEKEREANNSTYWVLFELIWRDYFRFLSVKYGNSLFHLGGPRKVEHRWSQDKNMFEYWRDGRTGYPLIDANMKELSTTGFMSNRGRQIVCSFLVRDMGIDWRLGAEWFETCLLDYDPCSNYGNWTYGAGVGNDPREDRYFSIPKQVHLWIRLGRGTDV; this is translated from the exons ATGACTATTCTCCGTTACTCAGTCCCAACTCTTCCCCTGAAAAAGCTCATAATCCCATCAAATTCAACATTCACAAACTCAACTCTCTTCCACTTTCACTTTCACTTTCACACCATGAATTCCATCGCAAAACCTTcagcttcatcttcttcttcttcttcttcaagaacATCAATCCACCAGGTTCCGGAACTAGACTCCGACGAAACACACCGCATTGCCGATCTAACCTTTCGAAGGTACTCTTCTTCATCCTCTTCGGCTTCCAGGACTGGCAGAGGGACCGCCATTCTTTGGTTCAGAAATGATCTCAGAGTCTTGGACAACGAAGCTTTGTATAAGGCCTGGCTTTCCTCCAATTCGGTTTTGCCCGTCTATTGCGTCGATCCTCGCCTTTTCGGCACCACGTATCACTTCGGATTCCCTAAAACTGGAg CCTTGAGAGCGCAGTTTCTTATTGAATGCTTGGCTGACCTGAAAAAGAATTTGATAAAGTACGGCCTAAATTTGCTTATTCGACATGGGAAGCCCGAGGAAATTCTCCCTTCTCTTGCAAAAGCTTTTGGAGCCCACACA GTATATGCCCAAAAAGAAACTTGCAGTGAGGAGTTGAATGTCGAAAGATTGGTCAGCAAAGGTCTGCAACAAGTGGTGCTACAATCATCTTCGGAGTCAAGAAGTAATACTAACAACCCTAAGTTACAGCTTATTTGGGGTACCACTATGTACCACATTGATGACCTCCCATTTGATTCTAGCAGTTTACCGGATGTGTATACTCAGTTTCGCAAG TCTGTTGAAGCCAAATGCAATATCCGGAGCTGCATTAGAACTCCAACATGTCTTGGGCCGCCACCAAGCATTGATGATTGGGGATGTGTTCCTTCGATGGATCAGCTTGGAGTCTACTCACAATTGCAAAAT GTTAGCAAAGGAATGAAGTTTGTTGGGGGTGAAAGTGCAGCACTGGGCAGGGTGAATGAGTACTTTTGGAGGAAG GACTTGCTAAGGATCTACAAAGAGACCAGAAATGGGATGTTAGGACCAGATTATTCAACAAAATTCTCTCCGTGGCTTGCTTCAGGAAGCCTCTCTCCTCGCTTCATACATGAAGAG GTGAAGAGGTATGAAAAGGAACGGGAAGCAAATAATTCCACATACTG GGTTTTGTTCGAATTGATATGGAGGGATTACTTCAGGTTTCTATCAGTCAAATATGGGAATTCCCTTTTCCATTTAG gtggTCCAAGAAAAGTGGAGCACAGATGGAGCCAAGACAAGAATATGTTTGAGTACTGGAGAGATGGACGTACAGG GTACCCCCTCATAGATGCAAACATGAAAGAACTATCAACCACTGGGTTCATGTCAAACCGAGGACGGCAG ATAGTGTGTTCCTTTCTTGTTCGAGATATGGGTATTGACTGGCGTTTGGGAGCTGAATGGTTTGAGACATGCCTTTTGGATTATGATCCATGTTCCAATTATGGAAATTGGACATATGGAGCAG GAGTTGGGAATGACCCTAGAGAAGATCGTTACTTTAGCATCCCAAAGCAA GTTCATTTATGGATTAGGTTGGGAAGAG GCACAGACGTATGA
- the LOC126709266 gene encoding cryptochrome DASH, chloroplastic/mitochondrial isoform X1: protein MTILRYSVPTLPLKKLIIPSNSTFTNSTLFHFHFHFHTMNSIAKPSASSSSSSSSRTSIHQVPELDSDETHRIADLTFRRYSSSSSSASRTGRGTAILWFRNDLRVLDNEALYKAWLSSNSVLPVYCVDPRLFGTTYHFGFPKTGALRAQFLIECLADLKKNLIKYGLNLLIRHGKPEEILPSLAKAFGAHTVYAQKETCSEELNVERLVSKGLQQVVLQSSSESRSNTNNPKLQLIWGTTMYHIDDLPFDSSSLPDVYTQFRKSVEAKCNIRSCIRTPTCLGPPPSIDDWGCVPSMDQLGVYSQLQNVSKGMKFVGGESAALGRVNEYFWRKDLLRIYKETRNGMLGPDYSTKFSPWLASGSLSPRFIHEEVKRYEKEREANNSTYWVLFELIWRDYFRFLSVKYGNSLFHLGGPRKVEHRWSQDKNMFEYWRDGRTGYPLIDANMKELSTTGFMSNRGRQIVCSFLVRDMGIDWRLGAEWFETCLLDYDPCSNYGNWTYGAGVGNDPREDRYFSIPKQAQTYDPEGEYVAYWLPQLRALPKDKRNFPGKSYIEQVVPLKFKTVSKHSSQDMALAARRTNFRGRK from the exons ATGACTATTCTCCGTTACTCAGTCCCAACTCTTCCCCTGAAAAAGCTCATAATCCCATCAAATTCAACATTCACAAACTCAACTCTCTTCCACTTTCACTTTCACTTTCACACCATGAATTCCATCGCAAAACCTTcagcttcatcttcttcttcttcttcttcaagaacATCAATCCACCAGGTTCCGGAACTAGACTCCGACGAAACACACCGCATTGCCGATCTAACCTTTCGAAGGTACTCTTCTTCATCCTCTTCGGCTTCCAGGACTGGCAGAGGGACCGCCATTCTTTGGTTCAGAAATGATCTCAGAGTCTTGGACAACGAAGCTTTGTATAAGGCCTGGCTTTCCTCCAATTCGGTTTTGCCCGTCTATTGCGTCGATCCTCGCCTTTTCGGCACCACGTATCACTTCGGATTCCCTAAAACTGGAg CCTTGAGAGCGCAGTTTCTTATTGAATGCTTGGCTGACCTGAAAAAGAATTTGATAAAGTACGGCCTAAATTTGCTTATTCGACATGGGAAGCCCGAGGAAATTCTCCCTTCTCTTGCAAAAGCTTTTGGAGCCCACACA GTATATGCCCAAAAAGAAACTTGCAGTGAGGAGTTGAATGTCGAAAGATTGGTCAGCAAAGGTCTGCAACAAGTGGTGCTACAATCATCTTCGGAGTCAAGAAGTAATACTAACAACCCTAAGTTACAGCTTATTTGGGGTACCACTATGTACCACATTGATGACCTCCCATTTGATTCTAGCAGTTTACCGGATGTGTATACTCAGTTTCGCAAG TCTGTTGAAGCCAAATGCAATATCCGGAGCTGCATTAGAACTCCAACATGTCTTGGGCCGCCACCAAGCATTGATGATTGGGGATGTGTTCCTTCGATGGATCAGCTTGGAGTCTACTCACAATTGCAAAAT GTTAGCAAAGGAATGAAGTTTGTTGGGGGTGAAAGTGCAGCACTGGGCAGGGTGAATGAGTACTTTTGGAGGAAG GACTTGCTAAGGATCTACAAAGAGACCAGAAATGGGATGTTAGGACCAGATTATTCAACAAAATTCTCTCCGTGGCTTGCTTCAGGAAGCCTCTCTCCTCGCTTCATACATGAAGAG GTGAAGAGGTATGAAAAGGAACGGGAAGCAAATAATTCCACATACTG GGTTTTGTTCGAATTGATATGGAGGGATTACTTCAGGTTTCTATCAGTCAAATATGGGAATTCCCTTTTCCATTTAG gtggTCCAAGAAAAGTGGAGCACAGATGGAGCCAAGACAAGAATATGTTTGAGTACTGGAGAGATGGACGTACAGG GTACCCCCTCATAGATGCAAACATGAAAGAACTATCAACCACTGGGTTCATGTCAAACCGAGGACGGCAG ATAGTGTGTTCCTTTCTTGTTCGAGATATGGGTATTGACTGGCGTTTGGGAGCTGAATGGTTTGAGACATGCCTTTTGGATTATGATCCATGTTCCAATTATGGAAATTGGACATATGGAGCAG GAGTTGGGAATGACCCTAGAGAAGATCGTTACTTTAGCATCCCAAAGCAA GCACAGACGTATGATCCTGAAGGTGAGTATGTGGCATACTGGTTACCGCAGTTACGAGCACTTCCAAAAGATAAAAGGAACTTTcctgggaagtcatatattgaGCAAGTTGTACCACTCAAGTTCAAGACTGTCAGTAAACACAGTAGTCAGGATATGGCTTTGGCTGCAAGACGAACCAATTTTAGAGGGAGAAAATAA
- the LOC126709265 gene encoding pentatricopeptide repeat-containing protein At5g24830: MALLIGCGESSSSASHIVVLRYLNRALDSIKHDISHLFANLFCFKTNFDSNVKSCGNEDIMPSSFEDLLATIGERCELRARDWFSKKKDDKGDPYAVFNVLDTMLKDSLERLKLMRESIVLAEIGVQGCTLEVNYAEHAQIIRNLCLEGKVGVALWLRRKMIHKGVVPDVFTHNYLVNGLCKTGDLEKTDWLIREMVEMGPTPNCATFNTFIKGYCLMNNVDRALYLFSTMANCGIMPNRVTCNILVHALCKRGLLEEAGKLLGEILEEDNDNRTSDLITSTILMDGYFKSGDMAQALSLWDEMVQNNTRIDVVAYNVLIHGFCLSRHMSLAYRYLCDMLKRGVLPDVFTYNTLISALCKVQEFDEASYIYGVMSSLGVNPDPISYKIIIQGLCVYGNAVRAYEYLIFMLEHSIVPEPHIWNLIIDCYGRCGDLGSAFSIRDKMLAFGVQPNVFTYNALIHAQVKGGNIADAYSLKKEMLLSGLYPDVVTYNLLIGAACNVGHIRIALQLNDEMLRRGYDPDIITYTELIRGHCIRGNMKEALELFVKIQRSGLPIDHVPFQILIKKYCRLREPDMAFDLYQKWLTRDK; encoded by the exons ATGGCT CTACTAATTGGGTGTGGAGAATCGTCGTCTTCGGCGTCCCACATTGTTGTTCTACGATACTTGAATCGAGCCCTAGACTCCATCAAGCACGACATTTCTCACCTCTTCGCCAATCTTTTCTGCTTCAAAACCAACTTCGATTCAAACGTCAA GAGTTGTGGGAATGAGGATATAATGCCTTCGTCTTTTGAGGATCTGTTGGCAACCATTGGCGAGCGTTGCGAATTGAGAGCTCGAGACTGGTTTTCGAAGAAGAAAGATGATAAAGGGGATCCATATGCTGTTTTCAATGTGTTGGATACAATGCTAAAGGACAGTTTGGAACGTTTGAAATTGATGAG GGAAAGCATAGTTCTGGCAGAGATTGGTGTTCAAGGGTGCACTTTGGAAGTAAATTATGCTGAACATGCACAAATAATTAGGAATTTGTGTTTGGAGGGTAAGGTGGGTGTGGCTCTATGGCTTCGAAGAAAAATGATACATAAAGGTGTTGTTCCTGATGTATTTACACACAATTATCTTGTAAATGGACTTTGTAAAACTGGTGACTTGGAGAAGACAGATTGGCTTATTAGGGAGATGGTAGAAATGGGTCCCACTCCCAATTGTGCCACATTCAACACTTTCATCAAGGGTTATTGCCTCATGAATAATGTAGATAGAGCTCTCTATCTTTTCTCTACTATGGCTAATTGTGGTATCATGCCAAATAGAGTTACGTGTAACATACTTGTACATGCATTGTGCAAGAGAGGTCTTTTGGAGGAGGCTGGGAAGCTTCTTGGAGAGATATTAGAGGAAGATAATGACAACAGAACATCAGATTTAATTACCTCAACCATACTTATGGATGGTTACTTTAAGAGTGGAGATATGGCTCAGGCTCTTAGTCTTTGGGATGAGATGGTCCAAAATAATACCCGAATCGATGTTGTTGCATATAATGTCCTTATCCATGGATTTTGTTTGAGTCGGCACATGAGCCTTGCATATAGGTATTTAtgtgatatgcttaaaagaggTGTACTTCCTGATGTTTTTACTTATAATACTCTTATATCTGCTCTTTGCAAAGTTCAAGAATTTGATGAGGCTTCTTATATCTATGGTGTTATGTCAAGCTTGGGAGTTAATCCTGATCCCATTtcatacaaaattattattcaaggCTTATGTGTTTATGGAAATGCCGTCAGAGCTTATGAGTATCTTATTTTTATGCTAGAACATTCAATAGTGCCCGAGCCTCACATATGGAACCTAATAATTGATTGTTATGGAAGATGTGGAGATCTTGGTAGTGCATTCTCCATCAGAGATAAAATGTTGGCTTTTGGTGTTCAGCCAAATGTGTTTACCTATAATGCACTGATTCATGCACAAGTAAAAGGAGGGAACATTGCTGATGCTTATTCTCTTAAGAAGGAGATGCTTCTGTCTGGCCTTTATCCTGATGTTGttacttataatttattgatagGCGCAGCTTGTAACGTAGGGCACATCCGTATAGCACTTCAATTAAATGATGAAATGCTGAGAAGGGGATATGATCCTGATATAATAACTTACACTGAACTCATTAGAGGTCACTGTATTAGAGGCAACATGAAGGAAGCTTTAGAGCTTTTTGTGAAGATACAAAGATCTGGTTTACCAATTGATCATGTTCCGTTTCAGATACTTATTAAGAAGTACTGCAGACTGAGGGAGCCTGACATGGCATTTGACCTCTATCAGAAGTGGTTAACTAGGGACAAATGA
- the LOC126709267 gene encoding uncharacterized protein At2g24330 → MAEDKGIGEGENKDASTGATDSSDKKKTQRLGILSRVWKGIFRLHGDDFEKRLQYISKEEAAVVARLKRRSYTWRRMTRNLIVISVILEVIAIGYAIATTRSMDLDWKMRAFRILPMFLLPALSSFSYSAFVSFTRMRNRKDEKTLERLRAERKAKIDELKEKTNYYSTQQLIQRYDTDPAAKAAAATVLASKLGADSGLNIQVGDESKLNAPTGKSSDVELVQSGGLRNRKQVPTRSNSMGTSQLHHSDGETPHSEGTEVDPRTSEHNQLVVSHHYPQGSATIDGGWIARIAAMLVGEDPTQSYALICGNCHMHNGLARKEEFPYITYYCPHCHALNRPNQSEEQVSGSYTPNLGSLRTQGSGDLIDNARVSGPSTPNLGSLRTQGTDDVIDNASGSASESGLTSNNTVRAGSEIEEVTKGATSEHIDT, encoded by the exons ATGGCGGAGGACAAAGGGATTGGAGAAGGTGAGAACAAAGACGCTAGTACTGGTGCTACCGACAGCAGTGACAAGAAGAAGACGCAGCGCCTGGGAATTCTCTCTCGCGTTTGGAAAGGAATCTTTAGATTACACGGCGATGATTTCGAGAAGAGATTGCAGTACATTTCTAAGGAAGAGGCTGCTGTTGTTGCCAGATTGAAGCGGAGATCATATACTTGGAGAAGGATGACTCGGAATCTTATTGTAATCTCTGTCATTTTGGAG GTTATTGCCATTGGTTATGCAATTGCGACAACAAGATCAATGGATTTGGACTGGAAGATGAGAGCATTTCGGATTTTGCCAATGTTTCTTTTGCCtgctttatcttctttttcatATTCAGCATTTGTAAGCTTCACAAGGATGC GCAATCGGAAGGATGAGAAAACTCTGGAAAGGCTCCGAGCTGAAAGGAAAGCAAAAATTGATGAGCTTAAAGAGAAGACAAATTATTACTCCACTCAGCAACTCATTCAG AGATATGACACTGATCCAGCAGCAAAGGCAGCTGCTGCAACTGTCCTGGCATCTAAGTTGGGTGCAGACTCGGGCCTGAACATACAAGTTGGAGATGAGTCTAAGCTTAATGCTCCAACAGGGAAAAGCAGTGATGTTGAATTGGTGCAATCTGGTGGGCTCCGAAATCGAAAACAAGTTCCCACCAGATCCAATAGTATGGGGACTTCTCAATTGCATCATTCTGATGGAGAAACACCTCATTCTGAGGGAACTGAGGTTGATCCTCGGACTTCTGAGCATAATCAGCTGGTAGTTAGTCATCACTATCCTCAAGGATCAGCCACAATTGATGGAGGATGGATTGCTCGAATAGCAGCAATGCTTGTGGGCGAGGATCCAACACAGTCTTATGCGCTCATTTGTGGCAACTGCCATATGCACAATG GGCTTGCTAGGAAGGAGGAGTTCCCATACATTACATATTACTGCCCACACTGTCATGCCTTAAATAGGCCAAACCAGTCGGAGGAGCAAGTTTCTGGTTCATATACCCCTAATTTGGGCTCCTTGAGAACACAGGGCAGTGGTGATTTGATCGACAATGCCAGAGTTTCTGGTCCTAGTACCCCTAATTTGGGCTCCTTGAGAACACAGGGCACTGATGATGTGATCGACAATGCCAGTGGTTCTGCGAGTGAGAGTGGTCTGACAAGTAACAACACTGTAAGAGCTGGTTCAGAGATTGAGGAAGTAACTAAAGGGGCAACATCCGAGCATATAGATACTTGA